The Desulfomonilaceae bacterium genome includes the window GGTTTGTTTTCAGACAGCCGCTAGGGGTCATTCTTTTTCTTATTGCGGGTAGCGCTGAGATCGCCAGAACACCATTTGATCTTATGGAATGTGAAAATGAGTTGGTTGCCGGGTATCAGACTGAATACAGCTCAATGAAATTCGGTTTGTTTTACCTTGGCGAATACGCTCATCTTCTTTTTTTGAGTTCGATGATGGCAACCTTGTTTTTCGGTGGTTGGCAAGGCCCGATATTTCCTCCGATCGTGTGGTTCCTGGGGAAAACGTTTTTCTTCGTGTTCGTCTTTGTCTGGATTAGAGGAACGTATCCCAGGCTTCGTTACGACAGGGTTATGCAGTTCGGTTGGAAGACATTGCTGCCGGTAGGGCTGTTTAACGTGATGGCCACAGCGTTTGTTTACGCCGTGTGGCTGAAGTATGCGGGTTAATCAGATAGAATAGTAAGTAATAATTTAGCGGGATGTTGCCGACAGGCGTCGCGTCTAAACTCAGTTCGGTCGAGAGGTCAGGAAAATGATCATCCCTCTGTTACAGGGACTCAAACTAACATTTTCGTATTTGTTGAAAAAGAAGGTAACGCTGCAGTACCCGGATGAAAAGTGGGACGTGGCTCCAAGGTGGAGGGGACGGCATGTCTTAACTCGTCACGGTTCCGGCAAGATCAAGTGCGTGGCGTGTATGCTCTGCGCGACGGTATGCCCGGCGGATTGCATATACATCGAAGCGGCGGCTGAGCCGGACGGCCGACGATATCCCGGTCGATATGAGATTGATTTAACGCGTTGTATTTTCTGTGGTTATTGTGTTGAGGCGTGTCCGAAAGAAGCTATTGAAATGTCCACAGCCTACGAGATCTCGGAATATAGTCGTGGCGCCCTTTTGTATGACAAGGAACGATTGCTGGAGCCTCCGACGCCGCGGTATGAGCTAAAGAAAAAGGCTGGGTAATTCTGAGACTAAACTTTAGGAAAAAGTGAGGTTTTTGGCGCAGATGGAAACCATCCTCTTCTATGTTTTAGCCGCTGTGACGCTGTTGTCCGCAGTATTTGTGGTTTTTTTGCGTAGGCCTATTCATAACGTCTTGTTTATGATCTTGACAATGATTGGGTTGGCTACTCTGTTTATATTATTGCACGCCGAATTTCTGGCCATGGTTCAGGTTATAGTTTATGCAGGCGCCGTAATGGTGCTGTTCTTGTTCGTAATAATGTTGTTAAACCTGGAAGAGATTGATCTGCCCAAAGCGCCCAGACCTCTCCGGTGGGGATTCGGAATAATACTTTCTCTGGCTTTCGCTGTAATACTTTTTCCTATTTTCAGTCATTTTGTTCCTACGATTATGGGAAAAACTCAGGTGGGAACTATCGCTGCTGGCGCATCAAACATGGAGCTTATCGCCAGAGAGCTTTTCACGACTTATCTGTTGCCTTTCGAAATAGCGTCTGTTTTGTTGTTAGCCGCGATCATCGGCACGGTAGTGATTGGAAGGAAGTTGACGCAAAAATAGAAGTGACGAGAATTGAATTAACGTTCAAATTCTTCGTGGCAGGTAAAAAGCATGGTGACCTTGGAACATTATTTGGTGTTGTCTGCGCTCCTTTTCAGCCTTGGCATGGTAGGAGTGATGTTTCGTCGAAATTTGATTGTCATTCTTATGAGCCTCGAACTCATGATGAACGCTGTAAATTTGTCGTTTGTGGCCTTCTCTCGCTATCTGGGATCCATTG containing:
- the nuoI gene encoding NADH-quinone oxidoreductase subunit NuoI, translated to MIIPLLQGLKLTFSYLLKKKVTLQYPDEKWDVAPRWRGRHVLTRHGSGKIKCVACMLCATVCPADCIYIEAAAEPDGRRYPGRYEIDLTRCIFCGYCVEACPKEAIEMSTAYEISEYSRGALLYDKERLLEPPTPRYELKKKAG
- a CDS encoding NADH-quinone oxidoreductase subunit J, which produces METILFYVLAAVTLLSAVFVVFLRRPIHNVLFMILTMIGLATLFILLHAEFLAMVQVIVYAGAVMVLFLFVIMLLNLEEIDLPKAPRPLRWGFGIILSLAFAVILFPIFSHFVPTIMGKTQVGTIAAGASNMELIARELFTTYLLPFEIASVLLLAAIIGTVVIGRKLTQK
- the nuoK gene encoding NADH-quinone oxidoreductase subunit NuoK, coding for MVTLEHYLVLSALLFSLGMVGVMFRRNLIVILMSLELMMNAVNLSFVAFSRYLGSIEGQVFVLFVMVVAAAEVAVGLAIAVAVFRQRGTININDISLLKW